The sequence TTTTCCACTGCTACCTGTTTTCAACAACTTCCCCGCTTCGTTTTCCGGTTCGTTCCGGTTCGTTTTTGGGGCCGGCCCTTTGTTTTCAACAACCTCTCCGGTTCGTTTTTCAAAAAACGAATTTTTTTGTCCCATTCGTCTCATTTGTCCCATCAAACCCGCGCTTGCAGGCATTGGGAGAAGGCTACCATGCTAGGCCAGCATGTGTCAAGCAAATTTGTGCGGTTTGGTAGCCACGGACAACGCTTTCCCGTTCGTGGGTATTTTCCCTTGCGAAGAACCCACGGTCAGAAAAGCATTGACCATGGCTACCCGCGTGCGCGCCCTGCATTTTGTGAGCGGCGAACCTTCGCAGCTGGCATAGGCTATGTGTCAGAACTCGAATTGCCCAACAGACAACTCGAAATTCGGAAATTGCATATATACTATCGGCTATTCGCCGGCATGAAGGGCCTCAGACCGATGAACGATAAAAGTCCGGTAACTTCTAAAGCCGTACTTGCGAATCTGAGCGGCCTGCTTCCAGACCTGGAGCAGGTCTACAAAGACATCCATGCTCATCCAGAGTTATCGATGCAGGAGACCCGCACCGCGGGCATCGCGGCTGACCGGCTGCGCGCTGCCGGCTATGAAGTGACTGCCGGAGTGGGAGGGACGGGCGTTGTGGGCCTGTTGCGCAACGGCGATGGTCCAACCGCAATGCTGCGCGCCGATATGGACGCACTCCCGGTTCGGGAAGCTACCGGCCTGCCTTATGCCAGCAACGTCATGGCCACCGACCGCGAGGGGAAGGCCGTGCCGGTGATGCATGCCTGCGGCCATGACATGCATGTCACGTGGCTGGTGGGAGCAGCCGCCTTGTTCGCACAGGCCCGCAAGGCATGGCGGGGGACGGTCATGGCCGTCTTTCAACCCGCCGAGGAGACTGCCTCGGGCGCCCAGGCGATGATTGACGACGGGCTCTTCACCCGCTATCCCCAACCGGACGTCGTGCTCGGACAACATGTCATGGTCGGGCGCGCCGGCACCCTCGGCTGGCGCGCGGGCGTGATGACCTCGGCCGGCGACAGCCTGCAGATTCGATTATTTGGGCGCGGCGCTCACGGCTCGATGCCCGAGGCCAGCATCGATCCTGTTGTCATGGCGGCTGCAACAGTGATGCGGCTGCAAACCATCGTTTCACGCGAGGTCGCCGCAAATGAGGCGGCCGTGGTCACAGTCGGTTCATTGCAGGCAGGGACGAAAGAGAATGTGATTCCAGATGAGGCCGTTATCAAGCTGAACGTGAGGACCTTCGATGAGGCCGTCCGCAAGCGCGTGCTCGCCGCGATCGACCGGATCGTAAAGGCTGAAGCAGCGGCTTCGGGAGCCCCCAGGCCCCCCGAGATCACGCCCATCGACCGATATCCTCTTGTCACGAATGACCCGAAGGCCACCCAGCGCGTGGTTGACTCGCTCCGCCGGCACTTTACAGACGCTCGCCTGAAGGAGACCAAACCATCGTCGGCGAGCGAGGATTTCGGGTCGTTCGGAGTGCAGTGGCACGTCCCATCAGTGTTCTGGTTTGTCGGCGGCACGGACCCGGATTTGTACGCGAAAGCCGAGCAGGCCGGGAAGCTCGCTGAAATCCCGACCAACCACAACCCGCGCTTTGCACCCGTCATTCATCCGACCCTGGAGGCCGGAGTGGAGGCGTTGGTTGTGGCCGCGCAGGCCTGGTTGTCCGCGCCAACCCTATGATTGATGGCAGCAGCATTCCCGCAGGCGATTTTCTGTTCGCCCTGGACCTTGGCGGCACGTTCGTGTTCGCGCTGAGCGGAGCCACGGCGGCTGTGAAGCACAAGCTTGATCTCTTCGGGGTCATGGTGCTGTCCTTCTCGGTGGCCGACTGCGGAGGCATCGCCCGCGATGTGCTGATCGGCGCCGTCCCTCCGGCCGCGATCCGCGATTGGCCTTATCTTCTTGTCCCCGTCGTCGCCGGCCTGATTACTTTCCGCTGGTATCGAGTCATCAATCGCTTGAGCAGTCCGGTGCTGGTGTTCGACGCCGTCGGCCTGGCGCTTTTTGCGGTTACCGGCGCGATGAAGGCGCTTACCTTTCATCTCGAGCCTTTCGCGGCTGTGCTGCTTGGGGTCCTCACCGGAATTGGCGGCGGGATGCTGCGCGACGTACTGATATCGGAGGTTCCCAGCGTGTTCCGGTCCGAGCTTTACGCGGTTTGTGCGCTGGTCGGCGCCTCGGTCGTAGTGATCGCCAACATGCTGCATTTACCATCTGCCGCGGGTGCCGTGGTTGGCGCCATCCTTTGTTTCTGGCTGCGGCTCATGGCGATAAAGTACGGTTGGCGGCTACCCATAGCCCGCTTTCCTGATGAGGACCACAAAATGCGGTGACAACGCTCGTTGGTAGCGCCGCCGTCCCGGCGGCACTCTTCGGGGCCGGCAAGATGCGGGCGCTACGAAAGGCGTCACTCGATTCTGTAATCCTCATTAGGTAACCGGCCACCAGAGAGGCACACAACGTGACTGGCACGCCTGGTTAGCGCGGCCGCAATAAGCGATAGGGAGGTGGCCGGGGATGTCTCAAATACTGCCTGCGATTTTTTTCGGGCACGGCAATCCCATGAACGCCGTGCTGAACAATGCCTACACGGAAGGTTGGCGGCGGATTGGCGAGCAGACAACGAAGCCGAAGGCCATCCTGTCGATCTCCGCGCATTGGTTTGTGCCAGAAACCGGCGTGACCATCAGCACCGCGCCAAGGACGATTCACGACTTCGGGGGCTTCCCGCGAGAGCTCTACCGGGTGCAATACCCCGCGCCCGGCGATCCTGACCTGGCCCGCCGTGTGCAGCAGATGCTGGCGCCTTTGCCGGTAAATCTCGACAATTCATGGGGACTCGATCATGGGACGT comes from Acidobacteriota bacterium and encodes:
- a CDS encoding amidohydrolase, translating into MNDKSPVTSKAVLANLSGLLPDLEQVYKDIHAHPELSMQETRTAGIAADRLRAAGYEVTAGVGGTGVVGLLRNGDGPTAMLRADMDALPVREATGLPYASNVMATDREGKAVPVMHACGHDMHVTWLVGAAALFAQARKAWRGTVMAVFQPAEETASGAQAMIDDGLFTRYPQPDVVLGQHVMVGRAGTLGWRAGVMTSAGDSLQIRLFGRGAHGSMPEASIDPVVMAAATVMRLQTIVSREVAANEAAVVTVGSLQAGTKENVIPDEAVIKLNVRTFDEAVRKRVLAAIDRIVKAEAAASGAPRPPEITPIDRYPLVTNDPKATQRVVDSLRRHFTDARLKETKPSSASEDFGSFGVQWHVPSVFWFVGGTDPDLYAKAEQAGKLAEIPTNHNPRFAPVIHPTLEAGVEALVVAAQAWLSAPTL
- a CDS encoding trimeric intracellular cation channel family protein, translating into MIDGSSIPAGDFLFALDLGGTFVFALSGATAAVKHKLDLFGVMVLSFSVADCGGIARDVLIGAVPPAAIRDWPYLLVPVVAGLITFRWYRVINRLSSPVLVFDAVGLALFAVTGAMKALTFHLEPFAAVLLGVLTGIGGGMLRDVLISEVPSVFRSELYAVCALVGASVVVIANMLHLPSAAGAVVGAILCFWLRLMAIKYGWRLPIARFPDEDHKMR